One region of Streptococcus parasanguinis genomic DNA includes:
- a CDS encoding RelA/SpoT family protein, translated as MPKEENLTGDQVVALTKKYLSPEDVAFVQKALVYAVDCHSGQFRQSGEPYIIHPIQVAGILAKLKLDAVTVACGFLHDVVEDTDATLDDLEREFGHDVRVIVDGVTKLGKVKYKSHEEQLAENHRKMLMAMSQDIRVILVKLADRLHNMRTLKHLRKDKQERISRETMEIYAPLAHRLGISSVKWELEDLSFRYLNETEFYKISHMMKEKRREREELVEEVVHKIETYAGERHLHGKIYGRPKHIYSIYRKMQDKKKRFDEIYDLIAIRCILDTPSDVYAMLGYIHELWKPMPGRFKDYIANRKANGYQSIHTTVYGPKGPIEFQIRTKEMHEVAEYGVAAHWAYKKGIKGQVNSKESAIGMNWIKEMMELQDQSGDAKEFVENVKEDILAEEIYVFTPDGTVRSLPKDSGPIDFAYEIHTKVGEKAIGAKVNGRMVPLNTKLRTGDQVEIITNANSFGPSRDWLTLVKTSKARNKIRQFFKNQDKELSINRGRDLLMAQFHEHDLVANKFMDKKHMDKVLQKSSYKTEEALFAAIGFGEIGAITIFNRLTEDERREEERAKARAEAEELVKGGEVKVENKKDTLKVRHEGGVVIQGASGLLIRIAKCCNPVPGDEIVGYITKGRGVAIHRRDCMNLRAQDNYEQRLIDVEWEDNNTTKDYIAHIDIYGLNRAGLLNDVLQVLSNTAKMISTVNAQPTKDMKFANIHISFGIPNLSMLTTVVDKIKSVPEVYSVKRTNG; from the coding sequence ATGCCAAAAGAAGAGAATTTAACTGGGGACCAAGTCGTTGCCCTTACAAAAAAATATTTATCACCTGAGGATGTTGCTTTTGTGCAAAAGGCTTTGGTCTATGCAGTTGATTGCCATAGTGGTCAATTCCGTCAGTCTGGTGAGCCTTATATCATTCACCCGATTCAAGTGGCAGGAATCCTTGCTAAGCTGAAACTGGATGCTGTGACGGTAGCCTGTGGCTTTTTGCATGATGTCGTGGAGGATACGGATGCAACCTTAGATGATTTAGAGCGCGAATTTGGTCATGACGTGCGTGTGATCGTCGATGGGGTGACCAAGCTCGGGAAGGTCAAGTACAAGTCCCACGAAGAGCAGTTGGCTGAAAATCATCGAAAGATGCTCATGGCCATGTCTCAAGATATTCGTGTAATCTTGGTCAAATTAGCTGACCGCTTGCATAATATGCGTACCCTCAAGCATTTGCGCAAAGATAAGCAAGAACGCATTTCGCGTGAGACCATGGAGATCTATGCGCCACTGGCCCACCGTCTCGGGATTTCCAGTGTCAAGTGGGAGCTTGAAGATTTGTCTTTCCGTTATTTGAATGAGACAGAATTCTACAAGATTTCTCATATGATGAAGGAAAAACGTCGCGAGCGAGAAGAGTTGGTGGAAGAAGTCGTCCACAAGATTGAGACCTATGCTGGGGAACGCCATTTGCATGGAAAAATTTATGGCCGACCAAAGCATATCTACTCGATCTACCGCAAGATGCAGGATAAGAAGAAGCGCTTTGATGAAATCTATGACTTGATTGCCATCCGCTGTATCCTGGATACTCCAAGCGATGTCTATGCCATGCTAGGCTACATCCATGAGCTCTGGAAGCCAATGCCAGGGCGTTTTAAGGACTATATTGCCAACCGGAAGGCCAATGGCTACCAGTCCATCCATACGACTGTCTACGGCCCTAAAGGACCGATTGAATTCCAGATCCGAACCAAGGAAATGCACGAAGTCGCTGAGTACGGGGTTGCGGCTCACTGGGCCTATAAAAAAGGCATCAAAGGTCAAGTCAACAGTAAGGAATCTGCTATTGGGATGAACTGGATCAAGGAGATGATGGAGCTCCAAGACCAGTCAGGCGATGCCAAGGAATTCGTAGAAAATGTAAAAGAAGACATCCTGGCAGAAGAGATTTACGTCTTCACTCCAGACGGAACCGTGCGCTCGCTTCCCAAAGATTCCGGACCGATCGATTTTGCCTATGAGATCCACACCAAGGTTGGGGAAAAAGCGATTGGTGCCAAGGTCAATGGCCGGATGGTGCCCCTCAATACCAAACTTCGGACAGGAGATCAGGTGGAGATTATCACCAATGCCAATTCCTTTGGTCCGAGTCGTGACTGGTTGACCCTTGTTAAAACTAGCAAGGCGCGCAACAAGATCCGTCAATTCTTTAAAAATCAAGACAAGGAATTGTCGATTAACCGTGGCCGTGACCTCTTGATGGCCCAATTCCACGAGCATGACTTGGTAGCCAATAAGTTCATGGATAAAAAGCACATGGACAAAGTGCTACAAAAATCAAGCTATAAGACAGAAGAAGCCTTGTTTGCGGCGATTGGTTTTGGAGAGATTGGGGCTATTACCATCTTTAACCGCTTGACGGAGGATGAGCGCCGAGAAGAAGAGCGGGCCAAGGCACGCGCAGAAGCAGAAGAGCTGGTCAAAGGTGGCGAGGTCAAGGTTGAAAATAAAAAAGACACCTTGAAGGTCCGTCATGAAGGTGGCGTGGTTATCCAAGGAGCTTCTGGACTCTTGATTCGGATTGCTAAGTGCTGTAACCCAGTTCCAGGCGATGAAATTGTCGGCTACATCACCAAAGGACGTGGTGTCGCGATTCACCGCCGAGACTGCATGAATCTTCGCGCTCAAGACAACTACGAGCAACGCTTGATTGATGTAGAATGGGAAGATAACAACACGACTAAAGACTACATCGCCCATATCGATATTTATGGACTCAACCGTGCCGGACTTCTTAACGATGTACTCCAAGTCCTCTCCAATACAGCTAAGATGATCTCAACTGTCAATGCCCAACCAACCAAAGACATGAAATTTGCCAATATCCACATTTCCTTTGGGATTCCGAACCTATCGATGTTGACAACGGTTGTGGATAAGATTAAGAGTGTGCCGGAGGTTTACTCTGTTAAGCGTACCAACGGCTAA
- the dtd gene encoding D-aminoacyl-tRNA deacylase, whose translation MKLVIQRVKSASVSIDGQVYNAIQQGLLLLVGVGPEDDQKDLDYAVRKVSQMRIFSDEEDKMNLSVKDIQGEILSISQFTLFADTKKGNRPAFTGAAKPDMASQLYDAFNDQLEKEVPVKRGIFGADMAIELINDGPVTILLDTKNP comes from the coding sequence ATGAAATTAGTGATTCAACGGGTTAAGAGTGCCTCAGTTTCCATTGATGGTCAAGTCTACAATGCGATCCAGCAAGGCTTGTTGCTCCTAGTGGGAGTGGGGCCTGAGGATGACCAGAAGGATTTGGATTATGCGGTCCGCAAGGTATCGCAGATGCGGATTTTCTCAGATGAGGAAGATAAGATGAATCTTTCGGTCAAAGATATCCAAGGGGAAATCTTATCGATCTCTCAATTTACCCTCTTTGCGGATACCAAAAAAGGCAACCGTCCTGCTTTTACAGGGGCTGCCAAGCCAGATATGGCCAGTCAGTTATATGATGCCTTTAATGATCAATTAGAAAAAGAAGTCCCTGTCAAACGAGGGATCTTTGGGGCCGATATGGCGATTGAATTGATCAATGATGGTCCAGTGACGATTTTGTTAGATACAAAAAATCCATAA
- a CDS encoding metal-dependent transcriptional regulator, producing MTPNKEDYLKCIYEIGTEVEKISNKEIASRMQVSPPAVTEMIKRMISEGLLVKDKSRGYLLTDLGSQLVSDLYRKHRLIEVFLLEKLDYTTEEVHEEAEVLEHTVSEHFIDQLDHMLGTPKTCPHGGTIPKKGERLVEAYQDRLSEAIQPGLYILQRVHDTYELLKFLDQIHLQIGDTIAFQRYDDYTGLYHLVIHGQEISINQVIAQQLYIEKHAV from the coding sequence ATGACACCAAACAAAGAAGATTACCTCAAGTGCATTTATGAAATTGGCACAGAAGTAGAAAAAATTAGCAACAAGGAAATCGCGAGTCGCATGCAGGTCTCTCCACCCGCTGTGACCGAGATGATTAAGCGCATGATCTCAGAGGGTCTCTTGGTGAAGGACAAGTCTCGTGGGTATTTGCTAACGGATCTAGGATCGCAGTTGGTCTCTGATCTCTACCGCAAGCACCGCTTGATCGAAGTATTTCTTCTGGAAAAACTTGACTATACAACTGAAGAAGTCCATGAAGAGGCAGAAGTTCTCGAGCATACCGTTTCTGAACATTTCATTGACCAGCTGGATCACATGCTTGGAACTCCTAAGACCTGCCCTCACGGTGGGACAATTCCAAAGAAAGGCGAAAGGCTTGTCGAAGCCTACCAAGACCGTCTCAGCGAAGCGATCCAACCTGGTCTCTATATTCTGCAAAGGGTCCATGACACCTATGAATTGTTAAAATTCTTAGACCAGATCCATCTCCAGATTGGGGATACTATCGCGTTTCAACGATATGATGACTACACAGGCCTCTATCACTTAGTCATCCATGGACAAGAAATTTCTATCAACCAAGTGATCGCCCAACAACTCTATATTGAAAAACATGCAGTCTAA
- a CDS encoding DUF3114 domain-containing protein, giving the protein MNRRELVRLGWRESSLAYLEKHLQGLKDPQAYQEQYQSVFFFASPLFQNMWFQEIKDLTETAAQDLLRGVMKILLMPSDLSGTCEETAFLLSRMSPDCPPGSDFWKAFSHVVQIAFEKDPLADQSGDQLLKRQVHQLRYLLSSYQAQWIRTHKARAGQTDEEALQAYIQKARAVTVDAYAAARLHNKVSLGPDGHLHYPSGASQQVNFKVLLNFHTEYILDQAGRFLNEVDPVEVSENGIVNGASFNYGLARGRTHKDLDIDPVKAWDPAFRKQVLYRQGVRYLAPKNDRSVEGYWSRKGVFAQGGKSYKQQVAQRVRSFLRGIPRLRWRVLLQNGLHRIL; this is encoded by the coding sequence ATGAACAGACGGGAATTAGTGAGATTAGGCTGGAGAGAGAGTAGTTTAGCCTATCTAGAGAAGCACTTGCAGGGATTGAAAGATCCACAAGCCTACCAAGAACAATACCAGTCTGTCTTTTTCTTTGCCAGTCCTCTGTTTCAAAACATGTGGTTTCAAGAGATCAAAGATCTAACGGAAACGGCTGCCCAAGACTTGCTGAGGGGAGTCATGAAAATTCTTCTTATGCCAAGTGACCTGTCCGGAACTTGTGAAGAAACAGCCTTTCTTCTGAGTAGGATGTCTCCAGATTGTCCGCCAGGTTCCGACTTTTGGAAGGCTTTTTCACACGTCGTGCAAATCGCCTTTGAAAAGGATCCCTTAGCAGATCAGTCGGGAGATCAGCTCTTGAAACGCCAGGTTCACCAGTTACGCTACCTACTTTCAAGTTACCAAGCCCAATGGATTCGGACGCATAAGGCCAGAGCTGGACAGACTGACGAGGAGGCCTTACAAGCTTACATACAAAAGGCTAGAGCGGTCACGGTGGATGCTTATGCGGCTGCCCGCCTTCACAATAAGGTCTCCCTAGGGCCAGATGGTCACCTTCATTATCCATCAGGGGCCTCCCAACAAGTCAATTTCAAGGTCTTGTTAAATTTTCATACGGAGTATATTCTCGATCAAGCCGGGCGTTTTCTCAATGAAGTCGATCCAGTAGAAGTTTCTGAAAATGGCATTGTCAATGGGGCTAGTTTTAACTACGGGCTGGCTAGGGGACGGACCCATAAGGACTTAGATATTGACCCCGTCAAAGCTTGGGACCCAGCCTTTCGGAAGCAGGTCCTTTATCGTCAAGGTGTTCGCTATCTAGCCCCTAAAAATGATCGCAGTGTCGAAGGCTACTGGAGTCGAAAAGGGGTCTTTGCACAAGGAGGCAAGAGCTACAAGCAACAAGTGGCACAGCGCGTGCGGAGTTTCCTCAGAGGCATCCCTCGCTTACGCTGGCGCGTCCTCCTACAGAATGGACTTCATCGGATTTTATAG